The genomic segment TTCGGGGTGCAATTGCGCCTCTGGATCGGACGGGGGACCTCCAACCGCGTCGTCTCGTTCTGCGCGGGGCTGTTTGCCACCCTGCTACTGCAGAGCAGCACCGCCACAGCCATGATGACCGCCTCTTTTGCCAGCCGGCAATTGCTGACCGGCGCCATGGGGCAGGCGGTGATGCTGGGCGCTAATGTGGGCACGAGCCTGGTTGCGGGCGTGCTTGCCCTCGACGTCCATTGGCTGGCGCCGCTGTTTGTCCTGGCGGGCGTGGCGACGTTCAAGCTCAACGAGGGAAGCAAGGGCAAGGGCATCGGCCGCGCGCTCCTCGGCCTTGGGCTCATGCTTGTGGCCCTGCGCCTCCTTGGGGAAGCAACGGACCCGATCCGCGAGTCCACCACCATAGCCCTCATCCTCAACGCCCTTTCCGGTGCGCCGCTTTTCGCGCTGATCCTGTCGGCCGGATTGGCCGTGCTAGCGTCCTCTAGCCTCGCCGTGGTCCTGCTGGTGATGTCGCTGGCTTCCGCCGGCACCATGGATCATGGGCTTGCCCTGGTTCTCGTTGCCGGCGCTAATCTCGGTGGCGCCGTGCCGCCGCTGCTGGCGACAATGGGTGAGGGCGTGCTTGCCCGGCGGGTCACAGTCTCCAATCTCTGTGTGCGGGCCTGCGGCTCGCTCTGCGTGCTCGTGGCGGCCGGCGCACTGGCGCCCCCGCTGGCCGGGTTGATGGCAGACCCCGCCAGTTTCGTGGTCGGCGCGCATATCGGCTTCAACATCGCGCTGGCCTTGATCTTCCTGCCGCTCGTCGGTCCCCTTTCGCGGCTCTTTGCGCGCCTCATGCCCGAGGTCGCGACCGGCCAGGGCGTCGGGCCGCGCTTCCTCGACAATGCCGGTCTCGAAGATCCGGTCGTGGCGCTCTCGACCGCTGCGCGCGAGACGCTGCGCATTGGGGACACCGTCATCGAGATGCTCGAAACGAGCCTCAACACCTTGCGCTCGAACGATGCGAAGGGCTGCGCCAGCGTCAAGCTGCTCGACGACAAGGTCGATGCCCTTCAGGAAGCGGTCAAGATCTACCTGGCGCGCTTCACGAGCGGCGACATCGAAGACGCCGAGATGCGCCGCGCCACCGAGATTCTCAGCTACGCCATCAACCTCGAGCATATCGGGGACATCGTGGACCATGGCCTGAACGACCTCGCCTCGCGCAAGATCAAGGGGCACCTGGCTTTCTCGGGCGAAGGGTTCCACGAGATCGAGGCCTTCTACGAAAAGACTGTCGCCAACCTGCGCATTGCCCAGACCATCTTCATGTCCCGCGATCTCGAACTAGCGCGCCGGCTCGTGGAAGTGAAGGTCGATATGCGTCGGCTCGAGCAGGAATCTGCGGCGCGCCATCTCGATCGCATCCGCCAGCGTCGCGCCGAAAGCATCGAGACCAGCACGCTGCACCTCGATATCCTGCGCGACCTCAAGCGGGTCAACGCCCACATCACCTCGGTGGCCTATCCGATCCTGGATGAGGCCGGGCAGCTCCGCGAAAGCCGGCTGCGCTCGCTCGACAAGAAAGCTTCCTGACCGTCGCCATGAAGATCGCCATCCTCGCCGACCCGCACCACCACGATATCCACGGCACATTTGGCGCTCCGCACATCGCCGGTCCCAGGCTGCGAACCCTCGCCGATACCACCGCTTCGACACGCGTCTTCAACGAAAGCTATCCGGCCTTCCGCGCCGCGCTCGCCGATATCGCCGCCCGCGGCATCCGCATCGTCGTCATTCCCGGCGACGTGACGGACGACGGGCAGGCTGCGACCGTCGCGGCGACCATGTCGCTGCTCGATCACTATGCGACCAACCACGGCATGCGTTTCTTTGCGACGCCTGGCAACCACGACCTCTATTCGATCCATGGGCGCCACCAGTCCAAGCGTTTCCTCAGCGCCAATGGCTCGCATGTCCTGTTCACCAGTGACAGCAGTGAGCCGCAGGAGGAATCCACCGCGCGTATCGTGACGCCCACCATGCACTGTGCCGGCTATGAGCGCGGCCTGCCTCCGATTGCGCGACTCGGCTACTTCCGCGACCGCCGCGATCTCCATTGGGAAAGCCCGTTCGGCGCCAGCGACAGGATGGCCGAGCGAACCTACGAGGTGCGCTCCGACGATGGCTCGATCACCCGAACCATGGTAGACGCTTCCTATCTCGTTGAGCCAGAGCCCGGGCTCTGGCTGCTTTCCATCGATGCGAACGTGTTCGAGCCGCGCGATGGCGCCACCGATCCGGTGCCGGAGAAGGCCTACCACGACAGCACCGATGCAGGCTGGAACGCCATGCTCAAGCACAAGCGCTTCGTCCTGGATTGGGTAAGGGACGTGACGGCGCGTGCCCGCCAGGAGGGCAAGGATCTTCTGGTGTTCTCGCACTACCCGATGATCGATCCGCTGGCTGGGACGCTCGAGGACGAGATCGCCCTTTTCGGCAACACCAGCTTCGCGCGCCGCGCACCGCGGGCCGAAGTGGCCCGATCGGCCATCGCGGCGGGACTCCGCGTGCATTTCAGCGGGCACCTACACGTCAACGACACCGCCGTCTTCAGGGAAGGCGACATGGCGCTGGTCAACGTCGCCGTGCCGTCACTGGTCGGCTTTCCACCCGCCTACAAAATCGGCGAATTCGGCGACGGGATGCTCGACATCGAGACCGTGTTTCTCGACAAGGTTCCCGGGTTCGAAGTCGCCTTTGCCGCCTATAGGGCCGAACGCGCCCGTACCGGCGCGGACTATGGCGCCTTGCTCGAGGCGACCAGCTATCCCGAGTTCCTGAGCCGACACCTGTCCCAGATGGTGGCCTGGCGCTACCTGCCGCGCGAATGGCCCGCCGACCTGGCGGAGATCGTGCCGCGTCTCGACCTTGGACGGCTGGCGGCACTCGCTGCCATCGACACGCCCCTAGCCACGCTTCCCGAGGGCCTGCACGGGTTGCCCGCCAAGCTGCACCAGGATTGGCACGCCATTCCCTTCATGGACCTGGTGGTCGACTGGTACCATTTGCGCAAGGCCCGGGCGCTCGCCGCAGGCTTTGTGCCCCCCGCGCGCCTTGCGGCCTATGATGCCCTGGCCGCCTTGTTCGCTGCCGGCGACTGGCCGGTCGAAAGCCTGCAGGGGCGCATCGCCGCCTTCCTGCGGATCCTAGGCGAGTACCGCAACGGCCAGCCCTCGGTGGATTTCTCGATCGACCTCGAGACCGGCGCCGTCGAACCGCGCTATCGCGGGCGCACTGACTTGCGCCAGACCGGATCGGCCTGAAGCGCCAGCGGCTGCTGCGGTTCGCCTTCGCGGTTGACCAATTCCACGATCGCGTCGGCGATACGGTCGATGGGTTGGCGGAAGGTCGTCAGGTTATAGGAGCTCCAACCGGCCTGCTCGATGTCGTCGAACCCGATGACGCAGAGGTCCTGGGGAATTTCCATCCCGAACTCGTTGCGCGCCGCATCCATGAAGCCGCAGGCCAGGAGGTCCGTGACGCAGAAGGCGGCGTCGGGGCGATCGGAGCGGGGCAGCAGCATGCGCGCCGCCTCGACGCCCGAGGCATAGGCCGTCGGGCCCGGCCGCACGATGGCGACTTCGATCCCCGCAGCCCTGGCGGCATCGGCAAAGGCCACTTCGCGCCCGACGAGGCTGGGGGTGCCCGCCTGGGAGGAGACGACCGCAATCTTGCGGCACCCGGCGCGCTGGAACATGGCGAAGGCCTCGCGGGCCGCCGTCGCGTTGTCCACCGCGATCGTGTCCACCCCCATCGGACGATCGTCGCGATTGATAAGGATAACGTGCTGGCCATTGGCGACGCAGGTATCGATGAGCGAGGCGGCCGGAGAGCCCGAGAGAACGACCGTCGCGTCGGCGCGGTAGTTGAGCGTCAGCCGCAGCGCGCTCTCGACATTCTCCGCCTGGCCGGAGGTGTTGATGATCATGGCGACCTTGTCGATGGCCTGCAGCCGACGGGTCACCGCCTCCATGATGCGCGCGTAGTAGGGCGTATTGAGATCGGCGCCGATCAGGCAAACGATGCCGGACCGGTCGTGGATCAGCCCGCGTGCCAGATGGTTGACGTGGTAGCCGAGCCGGTCGGCCGCCTCCACGACCTTCTTGCGGGTTGCCTCTGAAACACTGGCGCCGTTGGTGAACGTGCGCGAAACGGCCGAGCGCGAAACGCCCGCCAGCTTTGCAACCTGTTCAGCAGTGACGAAGGACTTCGCAGTTTTCTGCTCGGCCATCCCACGAATCCTCTTGCCTTCCACAGGGACTTATAGCCGAGATAGGGCTGTTGCAAGCCTGTGCAATAGGCAGGGCGAGACGAGCGGGCCGCATTGGGCTTGGCACCGCCAAGATGCGCTCGTGACTAATAACTGCTCAAACGAGCGGCAGGCAAACTCACTGCACAATGTTTAAACAATGGCTTGTATTTTTCCGGCAACCCGGTTGAATGGAGGGGTAGCTGGAGGTTTCGAGTGCATCCATTCGACGAAATGCTGGCGCCGGAAGGCGGCGTCAGACCACCCTATGCGGCACTCCAGCAATGGCTCGACGTGCAGTCTCCAGCAAAGTTGAGCCAGAAGGCGACCGATGCCGAGGGCGTGTTCCGCAAGACGGGCATCACCTTCGCCGTCTACGGTGACAACCAGGCCGCCGAGCGGCTTATCCCCTTCGACATCATCCCGCGCATCATCACCGGCCGCGAGTGGCGCCGGCTCTCCCAGGGCATCGAGCAGCGCGTCATCGCCCTTAACGCCTTTCTGGATGACATCTACCACCGCCAGGAAATCGTTCGCGCCGGTCGCATTCCGCGCGAGCTGATCGCCCAGAACGAGGCCTTCCTGCCCGAGATGATGGGCTTCCGCCCGCCCGGCAACGTCTACACCCACATCATCGGCGTGGACATCGTCCGAACCGCCGAGAACCAGTTCTACGTGCTCGAGGACAACGCCCGCACACCCTCCGGGGTCTCCTACATGCTGGAGAACCGGGAGACGATGATGCAGCTCTTCCCCGAGCTCTTCCAGCAGGTCAAGGTCCTGCCGGTCGAGACCTATCCGCAGTTCCTGCGCCAGTCCCTGGCTGCCGTGGCGCCGCCCGGCGGCAACCAGTCCTCGCCCACCATCGCGGTGCTGACGCCGGGCATGTACAACTCGGCCTATTTCGAGCACGCCTTCCTCGCCGACCAGATGGGCGTGGAACTGGTGGAAGGCCGCGACCTCAAGGTAGTGGACGGGCGCATCGCCATGCGCACCACCGAGGGCTTCCGGGCCATCGATGTGCTTTATCGCCGGGTCGACGACGCCTATCTCGACCCGTTGACCTTCCGCCCGGATTCGACCCTGGGCGTTCCCGGCATCATGGACGTCTACCGGGCCGGCAACATCACCATCGCCAACGCGCCGGGCACGGGCATTGCCGACGACAAGGCGATCTATTCCTACATGCCCGAAATCGTCGAGTTCTACACCGGCCGTCAGGCGATCCTCGAGAACGTGCCGACCTGGCGCTGCGCGGAGGCGGACAGCCTCAAATACGTGCTCGAGCACCTCGAGGAACTGGTGGTCAAGGAAGTACATGGCTCGGGCGGATACGGCATGCTGGTTGGCCCTGCCGCCTCGAAGGCCGAGCGCGAAGCCTTCGCCGAAAAGCTCAAGGCGCGGCCGGGCAACTACATCGCCCAACCCACCCTCGCCCTCTCGACGACGCCGATCCTCACCGAAGCAGGCCTTGCGCCGCGCCACGTGGATCTGCGCCCCTTCGTGCTCGTATCCGACCGTGTGCGCATCACCCCCGGCGGGCTGACGCGGGTGGCCCTCAAGGAGGGCTCGCTCGTGGTCAACTCGAGCCAGGGTGGCGGCACCAAGGATACCTGGGTGCTGGACGACTGACGCGACGACAGGGGTTTTAGGGCATGCTTCTTGGACGAACCGCCAACGGCCTCTACTGGATGCACCGCTACATCGAGCGGGCCGAGAACATGGCCCGCATCGTGGATGCGGGCCTCCGAATGGCACTGACCCGCACGTCGAACGCCTCGGAGGAATGGTCCTCGGTGGTGTCCTCGGCAGGGGTGCGCCAGGGATTTTGCGAGCGGCACAAGCAGTTCACGGCCGCTACCGTATCGGACTTCCTGCTGCGCGACCCCGACAACCCGTCGAGCGTGATCTCGTGCATCGAGACCGCCCGGGTCAATGCCCGCATGGTGCGCACGGCCTTGACGCGCGACGCCTGGGAAGCGGTCAATGAAGGCTGGATGGCGCTCAAGGAGGTCCTGGCCCATCCGATTCCGGAAAGCGACCTGCCGCCGGTGCTCGACCGCATCAAGCGCGAGACCTCGCTCATTCGTGGCGCCTTCCACGGCACGATGCTGCGCAACGAGATCTACAATTTCGCCCGCATCGGCACCTGCATCGAGCGCGCCGACAACACCGCGCGCATCCTCGACGTCAAATACTACGTGCTGCTGCCCGCCATTTCCTATGTGGGCACCACAATCGACAACTATCAGTGGGAATCGATCCTGCGCTCGGTCTCGGCGCACCGCTCCTACCGGTGGGTCTATGACGCCCAGTACAAACCGGCCCAGATCGCCGACTATCTCATCCTGGACGGGCGCATGCCCCGATCGCTCAACTTCTCCTACCGGAACATCGTGGAGAACCTCAATTACCTGGCCGAGGACTATGGCCAGCGCCACGTCTGCCACAACTCGGCCGAACGCACGCTTTCCAGCCTCAAGGGCACCAAGGTCGACGCCATTTTCGACGTCGGCCTGCACGAGTTCCTCTCCGACTTCATCGATCACAACAACCGTCTGGGCGCCGAGATCGCCGAGATCTACAACTTCGATTGACGCCAAGTGCTGCTGACCATCAACCACGTCTCGCGCTACCACTACGACCAGCCCGTTCCCTACGCGGTACAGAGGTTGCGGCTCTGGCCGACCAACCATCCGGGGCAGGTGGTGCGCGAATGGCGTGTCGAGGTGGAGGGCGCCGAGCGCGAGGTGAGCTATGTCGACGGTTTCGGCAACCGCACCGAACTCGTTCGCCACGAGCGCAACGCCGAGAGCATCTGCGTGCAGGCATCCGGCGTCATCGAGACTGAAGACCGCAACGGTGTGCTTGGGCCGGCGAACGGGACGCCCCCGCTCTGGGTCTTCGAACGCGAGACCGAGCTGACCCGCCCCGGCGAACGCATCCGCGCCCTGGCAAGCGAACTCGGCGCGCTGGGCGAGGGGCACCTGCCGATGCTGCATAGCCTGATGGGCCGCATCCACGAGCAGGTCAGCTACGTGCCTGGCGCCACCAACGTCGCCACCGACGCCGAGGCCGCCCTGGTCAACGGCGCCGGCGTGTGCCAGGACCACGCGCAGATCTTCATTTCCGCCGCTCGCCTGCTGGGGATTCCCGCGCGCTATGTCTCTGGCTACCTGCGCATGGAAGGTGTCGCCGAGCAGACTGCCAGCCACGCCTGGGCGGAGGCGCACGTGGATGGCCTCGGCTGGGTCGGGTTCGACGCCGCAAACGCCATATGTCCCAACGACAACTATGTGCGAATCGCCTGCGGGCTGGATTATCGTTCCGCAGCACCGGTTTCCGGGGTTCGCACCGGTGCCGCTGCCGAGACGCTCGCCGTCGAGATCAGCGTCGAACAGGAGCAGTAGGGCTGACGGGACGATGACATATTGTGTCGGGTTGAAGATGGACAGCGGGCTGATCTTCATGTCCGATACCCGGACCAATGCGGGCCTGGACAACATCTCGACCTTTTCCAAGATGCGGACCTGGAGCACGCCCGGCGAGCGCGCAATCGTGCTGCTCTCGGCCGGCAACCTGGCGACGACTCAGGCCGTGGCCGGCCTGATCGACGAACGCATTCGCACGCCACGCGCCGGCCGGCCCTCGCTCATGGAAACCAGCTCCATGTTCCAGACCGCGCAACTGGTCGGCTCGATCGTCAAGGAAGTCATCCACGATACCGCGCCTGTCGGCCAGAGCGCCGACGCTTTCGGGGCGACCTTCATCATGGGCGGGCAGATCAGGGGCGAGGGGCCGCGTCTTTTCTATATCTATCCGGAGGGCAATTTCATCGAATCCTCGCCGGACACGCCTTTCTTCCAGATCGGCGAGCACAAATACGGCAAGCCTATCCTGGTGCGGGCCTACGAACCGGACATGAGCGAGGAGGACGCGATCAAGCTCCTGCTGGTCTCGTTCGATTCCACGCTCAAGTCGAATCTCTCGGTTGGTCTGCCCCTGGATATGCAGGTCTACCGCGCCGACAGTCTCGCCCTTGTTCCCGGCCGCAGGTTCGAGCGTAACGACCCCTATTACACCGCCATCTCGGAAGGCTGGGGCTCCGCGCTCAAGGCTGCCTTCCATAGCCTGCCTTCGCTCGAGTCCTGATCTAGAAGCGCGTGAACTCGGCCCTCACCGTCGCCAGGAATCCTTCGAGGCGAGCAGGCGTGCAATTGTTCATGTCGTAGAGCGCCAGGTATTTCGGCCGGCTCCGGAACGTCGCCCAGCCCCAGCGCATGGCGACGCGGCGCGGCGGATCGCCCATCGCCCAGGTCCGCAGGCGGTCGCCGCCATAGGTGGTGACGAAGGCGGCCTTGCGGATGTTGTGCAGCCCCGGCTTGAGCCGCCCACGATCCTCCCCGCCCTCCATCGTGAAGGAAACGCCGGGCAGGAACACCCGGTCGAAATAACCCTTGAGGATGGCGGGGTAGCCGTAGTTCCACACCGGGTGGACGAAGACGACGGCGTCGGCTGCTCGCAGGCGCTCGACATAGGGCTTGACGAGGTCCGAGAGATTGCCGGGCACACTGTGATAGGCTAGCCGCTCCTCGCGCGTCATCACCGCCGGAAAATCCTCGTCGTAGAGGTTGAGGGCATCGACCGCATGGCCCGCGCCCTGCAGGGAATCGAGGACCGCCCCGAAGAGCGCACGATTGTAGCTGGTTTCGACCGGATGGGCGTGAACGACGTGGACGCGCATCAGGCGGTACGCACCGCGTTGAGGCCGTCGAACAGCCAGGCCTTGCCGGCGTTGAAATCGAAGTCCGGGTTCTCCCAGGCCACCATCTTGCCCGGGTTCAACATGCCCTTCGGGTCGGCCTCGCGCTTGAAGGCCAGTTGCTTGTGGTCGGTGCGCTTCATGCCTCCCTCCTCGAGCGTGTAGCGGTGGGGGTTAAAGACATTGCAGCCATTGTCCTCGTGGATGCGGATGATCTCCTCGAGGCGCTCCTCGCTGGTATAGCGCACCATCGGCAGCCCGGAGAAAGTGACGACGCCATCCTGGCGCGTCATCTCGATATGCATGGGCAATTCGTCGCCGAGCATTTCCACGATCCGTCGCACGTGCTCGATGGTTGGGTAACGGGTCTGCAGGTAGGTGATCGAGTTGTCTATCTTGAGCGCACGCAGCGTCGTGTGGTTCCAGGCCAGTTCGTAGATCGGCGGCAGCCGGCGCTTTTCATCCTCCGTCGCCAGGTCCGCGCGATAGCGCATCTCGCCTTTGTGGTGGTCGACGAAGAGGGCCAGCGAATCCATCGATACCGGCGCCACCATGATCAGCACCACCGACTGGCCGTCCTTGAGATAAGGCTTGTGCCGGTTGAAATAGGCCTCGGGGATGGGCGCCGCGCAAGGCGAGACCTCCTTGACCAGCAGCCCGTCCTGCAAGGCCACCGCTTCGGCGAAGCGGGCCGCATCCATGAACGCGTCGAACCCGACGATGACGTCTATCCAGTCATAGGCAGGCGCCAGCGGCATCTCTGCCTCAACGATGATGCCGTTGGTGCCGTAGGCATGCGCCACCTTGAGGACGTCCTCGCCGACCAGGCCGAGCTCGCGCGGTTCGGCTTCGCAGGTGACGATCTTGAGGCCCAGGATGCTGCCCAGGTTGCGCAGGCCACCCCAGCGCACCGAACCGACGCCGCCCGAGCCACCGGCGATGAAGCCCCCCAGCGAGGCCATCCGGTAGGTGGAGGGGTGGAAAC from the Youhaiella tibetensis genome contains:
- a CDS encoding Na/Pi cotransporter family protein; translation: MESTVVLIDILGAGALLIWGLRMVKTGVTRAFGVQLRLWIGRGTSNRVVSFCAGLFATLLLQSSTATAMMTASFASRQLLTGAMGQAVMLGANVGTSLVAGVLALDVHWLAPLFVLAGVATFKLNEGSKGKGIGRALLGLGLMLVALRLLGEATDPIRESTTIALILNALSGAPLFALILSAGLAVLASSSLAVVLLVMSLASAGTMDHGLALVLVAGANLGGAVPPLLATMGEGVLARRVTVSNLCVRACGSLCVLVAAGALAPPLAGLMADPASFVVGAHIGFNIALALIFLPLVGPLSRLFARLMPEVATGQGVGPRFLDNAGLEDPVVALSTAARETLRIGDTVIEMLETSLNTLRSNDAKGCASVKLLDDKVDALQEAVKIYLARFTSGDIEDAEMRRATEILSYAINLEHIGDIVDHGLNDLASRKIKGHLAFSGEGFHEIEAFYEKTVANLRIAQTIFMSRDLELARRLVEVKVDMRRLEQESAARHLDRIRQRRAESIETSTLHLDILRDLKRVNAHITSVAYPILDEAGQLRESRLRSLDKKAS
- a CDS encoding metallophosphoesterase family protein; its protein translation is MKIAILADPHHHDIHGTFGAPHIAGPRLRTLADTTASTRVFNESYPAFRAALADIAARGIRIVVIPGDVTDDGQAATVAATMSLLDHYATNHGMRFFATPGNHDLYSIHGRHQSKRFLSANGSHVLFTSDSSEPQEESTARIVTPTMHCAGYERGLPPIARLGYFRDRRDLHWESPFGASDRMAERTYEVRSDDGSITRTMVDASYLVEPEPGLWLLSIDANVFEPRDGATDPVPEKAYHDSTDAGWNAMLKHKRFVLDWVRDVTARARQEGKDLLVFSHYPMIDPLAGTLEDEIALFGNTSFARRAPRAEVARSAIAAGLRVHFSGHLHVNDTAVFREGDMALVNVAVPSLVGFPPAYKIGEFGDGMLDIETVFLDKVPGFEVAFAAYRAERARTGADYGALLEATSYPEFLSRHLSQMVAWRYLPREWPADLAEIVPRLDLGRLAALAAIDTPLATLPEGLHGLPAKLHQDWHAIPFMDLVVDWYHLRKARALAAGFVPPARLAAYDALAALFAAGDWPVESLQGRIAAFLRILGEYRNGQPSVDFSIDLETGAVEPRYRGRTDLRQTGSA
- a CDS encoding substrate-binding domain-containing protein; translated protein: MAEQKTAKSFVTAEQVAKLAGVSRSAVSRTFTNGASVSEATRKKVVEAADRLGYHVNHLARGLIHDRSGIVCLIGADLNTPYYARIMEAVTRRLQAIDKVAMIINTSGQAENVESALRLTLNYRADATVVLSGSPAASLIDTCVANGQHVILINRDDRPMGVDTIAVDNATAAREAFAMFQRAGCRKIAVVSSQAGTPSLVGREVAFADAARAAGIEVAIVRPGPTAYASGVEAARMLLPRSDRPDAAFCVTDLLACGFMDAARNEFGMEIPQDLCVIGFDDIEQAGWSSYNLTTFRQPIDRIADAIVELVNREGEPQQPLALQADPVWRKSVRPR
- a CDS encoding circularly permuted type 2 ATP-grasp protein; the protein is MHPFDEMLAPEGGVRPPYAALQQWLDVQSPAKLSQKATDAEGVFRKTGITFAVYGDNQAAERLIPFDIIPRIITGREWRRLSQGIEQRVIALNAFLDDIYHRQEIVRAGRIPRELIAQNEAFLPEMMGFRPPGNVYTHIIGVDIVRTAENQFYVLEDNARTPSGVSYMLENRETMMQLFPELFQQVKVLPVETYPQFLRQSLAAVAPPGGNQSSPTIAVLTPGMYNSAYFEHAFLADQMGVELVEGRDLKVVDGRIAMRTTEGFRAIDVLYRRVDDAYLDPLTFRPDSTLGVPGIMDVYRAGNITIANAPGTGIADDKAIYSYMPEIVEFYTGRQAILENVPTWRCAEADSLKYVLEHLEELVVKEVHGSGGYGMLVGPAASKAEREAFAEKLKARPGNYIAQPTLALSTTPILTEAGLAPRHVDLRPFVLVSDRVRITPGGLTRVALKEGSLVVNSSQGGGTKDTWVLDD
- a CDS encoding alpha-E domain-containing protein, which codes for MLLGRTANGLYWMHRYIERAENMARIVDAGLRMALTRTSNASEEWSSVVSSAGVRQGFCERHKQFTAATVSDFLLRDPDNPSSVISCIETARVNARMVRTALTRDAWEAVNEGWMALKEVLAHPIPESDLPPVLDRIKRETSLIRGAFHGTMLRNEIYNFARIGTCIERADNTARILDVKYYVLLPAISYVGTTIDNYQWESILRSVSAHRSYRWVYDAQYKPAQIADYLILDGRMPRSLNFSYRNIVENLNYLAEDYGQRHVCHNSAERTLSSLKGTKVDAIFDVGLHEFLSDFIDHNNRLGAEIAEIYNFD
- a CDS encoding transglutaminase family protein, whose protein sequence is MLLTINHVSRYHYDQPVPYAVQRLRLWPTNHPGQVVREWRVEVEGAEREVSYVDGFGNRTELVRHERNAESICVQASGVIETEDRNGVLGPANGTPPLWVFERETELTRPGERIRALASELGALGEGHLPMLHSLMGRIHEQVSYVPGATNVATDAEAALVNGAGVCQDHAQIFISAARLLGIPARYVSGYLRMEGVAEQTASHAWAEAHVDGLGWVGFDAANAICPNDNYVRIACGLDYRSAAPVSGVRTGAAAETLAVEISVEQEQ
- a CDS encoding proteasome-type protease, producing MTYCVGLKMDSGLIFMSDTRTNAGLDNISTFSKMRTWSTPGERAIVLLSAGNLATTQAVAGLIDERIRTPRAGRPSLMETSSMFQTAQLVGSIVKEVIHDTAPVGQSADAFGATFIMGGQIRGEGPRLFYIYPEGNFIESSPDTPFFQIGEHKYGKPILVRAYEPDMSEEDAIKLLLVSFDSTLKSNLSVGLPLDMQVYRADSLALVPGRRFERNDPYYTAISEGWGSALKAAFHSLPSLES
- a CDS encoding NAD(P)H-dependent oxidoreductase, producing the protein MRVHVVHAHPVETSYNRALFGAVLDSLQGAGHAVDALNLYDEDFPAVMTREERLAYHSVPGNLSDLVKPYVERLRAADAVVFVHPVWNYGYPAILKGYFDRVFLPGVSFTMEGGEDRGRLKPGLHNIRKAAFVTTYGGDRLRTWAMGDPPRRVAMRWGWATFRSRPKYLALYDMNNCTPARLEGFLATVRAEFTRF
- a CDS encoding FAD-binding oxidoreductase, with translation MSVADFRAELGDIPQEDNPRIVQQRSRDHYWYSPVLKAKLDHVSAEVVVSPRSTEEVKTVLRAAYRHGVAITPRGAGTGNYGQAMPLSGGAMLNMMNMDKVIEIKRDRVLAQAGAVLEKMDHETREAVGSELRFHPSTYRMASLGGFIAGGSGGVGSVRWGGLRNLGSILGLKIVTCEAEPRELGLVGEDVLKVAHAYGTNGIIVEAEMPLAPAYDWIDVIVGFDAFMDAARFAEAVALQDGLLVKEVSPCAAPIPEAYFNRHKPYLKDGQSVVLIMVAPVSMDSLALFVDHHKGEMRYRADLATEDEKRRLPPIYELAWNHTTLRALKIDNSITYLQTRYPTIEHVRRIVEMLGDELPMHIEMTRQDGVVTFSGLPMVRYTSEERLEEIIRIHEDNGCNVFNPHRYTLEEGGMKRTDHKQLAFKREADPKGMLNPGKMVAWENPDFDFNAGKAWLFDGLNAVRTA